In Anas acuta chromosome 5, bAnaAcu1.1, whole genome shotgun sequence, a single window of DNA contains:
- the ALKBH1 gene encoding nucleic acid dioxygenase ALKBH1, translating into MAAALGREGGEDAFRRLFRFYRRRDASELRGVLDFSAPGGQVFRSHLSISSVSDQDASRAGLQPVSRWKAYGLNGYPGFIFIRNPFLPGCQRHWVKQCLKLYTQKPNVCNLDLHMAPEKTIDLWGQSKEQLRRKGSSRCEPRSLLEKLRWVTLGYHYNWDTKKYTPNHHTPFPSDLAFLSEQVAAACGFQGFQAQAGILNYYHFDSSLGIHVDESELDHSRPLLSFSFGQSSIFLLGGLKREEAPTAMFMHSGDIMVMSGFSRLLHHAVPRVLPNPEGTALPSCLDQALPSDLPAGSVIEQSSEEDWQVCAKYLQSSRINMTIRQVLAEGQDFPEESGTEIKGQAPSEDGYHQENGRAKRHRANTDS; encoded by the exons ATGGCGGCGGCGCTGGGCCGGGAGGGCGGGGAGGACGCCTTCAGGCGGCTCTTTCGCTTCTACCGGCGGAGAGATGCCTCCGAGCTGCGCGGCGTGCTCGATTTCTCCGCGCCGGGGGGGCAG GTGTTCAGATCACATCTCAGTATTTCTTCAGTCAGTGACCAAGATGCTTCCCGAGCAGGATTACAGCCAGTTAGCCGGTGGAAAGCCTATGGCCTCAACGGCTATCCAG GGTTTATTTTCATACGAAACCCTTTCCTTCCGGGCTGCCAGCGCCACTGGGTGAAACAGTGTCTCAAGCTATACACCCAGAAACCCAATGTCTGCAACCTGGACCTGCACATGGCTCCTGAGAAGACCATTGATCTGTGGGGgcagagcaaggagcagctgag AAGGAAGGGTTCCAGTAGATGTGAGCCCAGAAGCTTACTGGAGAAGTTGCGCTGGGTGACCCTCGGTTACCATTATAATTGGGATACCAAG AAGTACACACCAAATCACCACACTCCTTTCCCCTCAGACCTCGCGTTCCTGTCAGAACAAGTGGCTGCAGCCTGCGGGTTCCAGGGTTTCCAAGCCCAAGCAGGGATCTTGAACTACTATCACTTTGATTCTTCACTGGGAATTCATGTGGACGAGTCTGAACTAGACCATTCTCGGCCCCTTTTATCATTCAG TTTTGGGCAGTCCTCCATCTTTCTGCTTGGGGGCCTGAAGCGGGAGGAGGCCCCAACAGCCATGTTCATGCACAGTGGAGATATTATGGTGATGTCTGGCTTCAGCCGCCTGCTGCACCATGCTGTGCCCCGCGTCCTTCCGAACCCCGAAGGGACAGCTTTGCCTTCGTGCCTGGACCAAGCCCTTCCTTCAGACCTTCCTGCTGGCTCGGTCATTGAGCAGAGCTCTGAGGAGGACTGGCAGGTCTGTGCCAAGTACTTGCAGTCTTCCCGCATTAACATGACTATTCGGCAGGTGCTGGCTGAGGGTCAGGATTTTCCAGAGGAGTCTGGAACAGAAATAAAGGGTCAAGCACCCTCTGAAGACGGTTACCATCAGGAGAATGGCAGAGCCAAGAGACACAGAGCAAATACTGACAGCTGA